From Bacillus pumilus, one genomic window encodes:
- a CDS encoding winged helix-turn-helix transcriptional regulator, with protein MTESELNKAIAPASYALNILAGKWNLKILAVLCSYNDIRYNELKRKVYGITGTMLNQSLKDLIENGIVQRVQYNEVPSRVEYSLTGAGLELIPIFEQLLLWGENQLEKSK; from the coding sequence ATGACTGAAAGTGAGCTAAATAAAGCGATAGCTCCAGCAAGTTATGCCTTAAATATATTAGCGGGAAAATGGAATTTAAAAATCTTAGCTGTACTATGTAGTTACAATGATATTCGATATAATGAGTTAAAGCGTAAAGTGTATGGAATTACAGGAACAATGCTCAATCAATCATTAAAGGATTTGATTGAAAACGGAATTGTTCAACGAGTTCAGTATAATGAAGTTCCATCAAGAGTAGAATATTCATTGACTGGGGCAGGACTAGAGCTGATCCCTATATTTGAACAACTTCTTTTATGGGGCGAAAACCAATTAGAAAAATCAAAATAA